Part of the bacterium genome is shown below.
CCTACTACGACGCCGAGCGCTTTGGCATCAAGCTGGCCGGAAGCCCCCGCCATGCCGACATCATGCTGGTGTCCGGGCCGGTGACCCGGCAGGCCCTGCCGTCATTAAAGCGGGCCTACGAGGCCATCCCCGACCCCAAGATCGTGATCGTGGTGGGCTCCTGCGGGGCCGGCGGCAACCTGTGGTTCGACACCTACAACGTCACCGGCGGGGTGGACAAGGTGATCCCGGTCAACTACTACATCCCGGGCTGCCCGCCCCGGCCCGAGGCCATACTCTACGGGGTGGCGGTGGCCCTGGGGCTGGCCCCCAAGAAGGTCAAAGCCGAAGAATCGGTGGAAGGCCCGATAAGGGAGGGGATGTGGAAATGACGAGACCAAAATCAACCCTTCGACACTGCTCAGGGCAAGAAAGCAAAAATCAAAATAATCCGTTCACTTGGGGGCTGATTTTTCTGCTTTCGTCATTCTGCCTTCTGCTTTTTGCCGGTTGTGGAAACATTTCCCGGGGCAGCCTCAGCCAGGAAGCGGTAAAGATGGCGGTGCTGCCGGCCTATTCCACCGCTTTGACCAGCCAAAAATATCTGCCACTGCTTAACTACCTCTCCCGGGAGACCGGTTACGAGGTCCAGTACATATGGGGCCAGAGCTACTCCGGGCTGGGCGCCGCCATCGAGACCTCGGGGGCGGACTTCGTGATCTGCGATCCGCTGGCCTATCTGACCCTGCAAAAGACCCACCGGGCAAAGCTGCTGGTGATCAGCGTGGGGGAGGACGGCCGGACCGAGGCGCCGGGAATGATATTCGTTCCGCAAGGTTCACAGATCACTGATCCCCGGTCCCTGAAAGGGAAGCTGGTGGCCTGCGCCTCCATGCAGTCTTCCGAGGGATTCATATCCCAGGCCGT
Proteins encoded:
- a CDS encoding NADH-quinone oxidoreductase subunit B family protein, with the protein product MFLKKLCAKAFPKSLWIYHVNTGSCNGCDIEIVDVITPYYDAERFGIKLAGSPRHADIMLVSGPVTRQALPSLKRAYEAIPDPKIVIVVGSCGAGGNLWFDTYNVTGGVDKVIPVNYYIPGCPPRPEAILYGVAVALGLAPKKVKAEESVEGPIREGMWK